A DNA window from Desulfatiglans sp. contains the following coding sequences:
- a CDS encoding lipid-binding SYLF domain-containing protein, with protein sequence MKKLKYILILSIGLLIALSPFSFADNDINYANTIKLFKESKALQKFFNTSYGYAVFPTIGKAGWIVGGSYGKGKVYRGGVVTGRVSVIEGSIGLQAGGKAFSEIIFFEDKRAYDEFTSDTFEFDATVQATAITAGAGVQAGTHGSSAGASSGPRTGVQAETDYYKGMAIFVHSKGGLMYEVSVGGQKFKFKPIVRRK encoded by the coding sequence ATGAAAAAGCTGAAATACATTTTAATATTATCCATTGGGTTGTTGATTGCTCTCTCCCCTTTTTCCTTTGCGGATAATGATATAAACTATGCAAATACCATTAAGTTATTTAAAGAATCAAAGGCGTTACAAAAATTTTTTAATACCAGCTATGGTTATGCCGTATTTCCTACAATAGGCAAGGCAGGATGGATAGTCGGTGGCTCTTATGGTAAAGGTAAGGTTTACAGAGGTGGAGTTGTAACCGGAAGGGTCTCAGTCATTGAAGGCTCTATAGGGTTACAGGCAGGAGGCAAGGCATTCAGCGAGATCATATTCTTTGAAGATAAACGCGCCTATGATGAATTTACCAGCGACACATTTGAATTTGACGCCACTGTACAAGCCACAGCAATTACAGCTGGCGCAGGGGTTCAGGCAGGCACTCACGGCAGTAGTGCAGGGGCAAGTTCAGGACCAAGAACAGGGGTGCAGGCTGAAACCGATTATTACAAAGGTATGGCGATTTTTGTTCACAGTAAAGGCGGCCTTATGTATGAGGTATCGGTAGGTGGTCAGAAATTCAAATTTAAGCCAATAGTCAGGCGTAAATAA
- a CDS encoding MarR family transcriptional regulator has product MQKDLISKVVADLFSIPTFSSRIVRSKFTKVALANIEVSLTPLHCEILKLLSEEGSLPVFEIGKRLVLAKAHMTQLMDKLVEKEMVVREPDPNDRRVTRITISETGRQGLDSLHNTISDALEEAVSSLSENDLMELSASLDKIRNILPKMMNS; this is encoded by the coding sequence TTGCAGAAGGATTTAATCAGTAAGGTTGTTGCTGACCTGTTTTCCATCCCCACTTTTTCATCAAGGATTGTCAGAAGCAAATTTACCAAGGTAGCGCTGGCAAATATTGAGGTCAGCCTGACGCCTCTGCACTGTGAGATATTAAAGCTGCTTTCCGAAGAGGGGAGCCTCCCGGTGTTTGAGATCGGGAAACGGCTGGTCCTGGCAAAGGCACACATGACCCAGCTCATGGATAAGCTTGTTGAAAAGGAGATGGTGGTGCGTGAACCAGACCCGAATGACAGGAGGGTAACAAGGATAACCATCTCTGAAACAGGGAGACAGGGGCTGGATTCGCTGCACAACACCATAAGTGATGCTCTTGAAGAGGCAGTCTCATCATTAAGTGAAAATGATCTTATGGAGCTGTCAGCATCACTGGATAAGATCAGGAATATCCTGCCCAAGATGATGAATTCATAA
- a CDS encoding DMT family protein, with protein MNRLFITIFLLCCSNIFMTFAWYGHLKNLNHKPLVVAALVSWGIALFEYLLQVPANRIGHSILSVGQLKIIQEIITLFIFVPFSIFFLKEKLTMDYLYAGVCLMCAVFFVFRSRLFGT; from the coding sequence ATGAACCGCTTATTTATTACTATTTTTTTGCTCTGCTGCAGCAATATCTTCATGACATTTGCATGGTATGGGCACCTTAAAAACCTTAACCATAAACCATTGGTTGTTGCAGCCCTTGTAAGCTGGGGCATTGCCCTTTTTGAATACCTGCTGCAGGTCCCGGCAAACAGGATAGGCCATTCAATACTCTCTGTAGGACAGCTTAAGATTATCCAGGAGATAATTACCCTGTTCATATTTGTCCCATTCTCTATATTCTTTTTAAAAGAAAAGCTAACCATGGATTACCTCTATGCAGGGGTATGCCTTATGTGCGCTGTATTTTTTGTTTTCAGAAGCAGGTTATTTGGGACGTAA
- a CDS encoding MATE family efflux transporter, whose product MKKIDKNSLDSDHVCRLLFIFTLPAFFAMAVHTLYNVVDTIFIGQYVGPYAIAALSLVFPVQILSIGIGHMAGMGGASLISRSLGAGKIQQAEKAVGNSIMITAVLSILVTIPGLINVPLLCRWLGATDNTIVYASDYLFVILIGMLFMTFGMTLSTLIRAGGNARVPMIGMVCSAALNIVLDAIFIITFGMGVKGAAWATVISQVLCTIYFLGYYFWGKPALSFKLADLWPDWKIIKDIFAIGVSALGMTLAGSFSAIIVNRTVVSYGGDMAMSAYGIVNRVMMFAIMPSIVAAQGLQPIIGFNYGAGRFDRVIKSIKIGTFATTLIGVLVYLYVFFKPESVVMIFTADRELIDIASYAVKRVFCVMYLIGLINVGATVFQSIGKAVQSFLSTVTRSILFLLPAILIMPGFMGLDGVWWAFPIADLLTFALVLFMLAPLWFELKRLNSAAKAVSSEPLVPDSIEGSSQAVA is encoded by the coding sequence ATGAAGAAGATTGATAAAAACTCACTTGATAGCGATCATGTATGCAGGTTGCTGTTTATATTTACTCTGCCCGCCTTTTTTGCAATGGCGGTCCATACACTTTACAACGTTGTAGATACCATCTTTATCGGGCAGTATGTAGGCCCATACGCCATTGCCGCTCTCTCACTGGTGTTTCCTGTTCAGATACTTTCAATTGGTATAGGGCATATGGCAGGCATGGGCGGCGCTTCATTGATATCAAGATCCCTTGGCGCCGGTAAAATACAGCAGGCTGAAAAGGCAGTTGGAAACTCAATAATGATCACGGCGGTATTATCCATTCTTGTTACCATCCCAGGTCTCATTAATGTGCCCTTGTTATGCCGGTGGCTGGGAGCGACAGATAATACCATTGTGTATGCCTCTGATTATCTCTTTGTAATACTTATTGGTATGCTCTTTATGACGTTTGGTATGACCCTGAGCACCCTGATAAGGGCGGGCGGCAATGCAAGGGTACCTATGATAGGCATGGTCTGTAGCGCCGCATTGAATATTGTTCTTGATGCCATATTTATAATTACCTTTGGAATGGGTGTAAAAGGGGCTGCCTGGGCAACAGTTATATCTCAGGTCTTATGCACCATCTATTTTCTAGGATACTATTTCTGGGGAAAGCCTGCCTTAAGCTTCAAGTTAGCTGACCTTTGGCCGGACTGGAAGATCATTAAGGATATCTTTGCAATAGGCGTTTCAGCACTGGGCATGACACTTGCCGGAAGCTTTTCAGCGATAATCGTTAACCGAACGGTTGTTTCTTATGGCGGGGATATGGCTATGTCTGCCTATGGAATTGTCAACAGGGTTATGATGTTTGCCATTATGCCTTCAATAGTGGCAGCGCAGGGGCTTCAACCTATCATTGGCTTCAACTATGGCGCGGGCCGTTTTGACAGGGTAATAAAGAGCATCAAGATAGGGACCTTTGCAACTACATTGATTGGGGTTCTTGTTTACCTCTATGTATTTTTTAAACCGGAATCTGTAGTAATGATTTTTACTGCCGACAGGGAGCTGATAGATATCGCATCCTATGCGGTTAAACGTGTCTTTTGTGTAATGTATCTGATCGGGCTCATAAATGTCGGCGCAACTGTTTTCCAGTCAATAGGCAAGGCTGTTCAGTCTTTTTTATCAACTGTAACCAGATCCATACTGTTTCTGCTTCCGGCTATACTTATAATGCCCGGTTTCATGGGGCTGGACGGTGTGTGGTGGGCCTTTCCTATAGCGGATTTATTAACCTTTGCGCTGGTTTTATTTATGCTGGCCCCCCTGTGGTTTGAATTAAAAAGGCTGAACTCAGCAGCAAAAGCAGTATCCAGTGAACCCCTGGTTCCAGACAGCATTGAAGGCTCTTCCCAGGCTGTTGCCTGA
- a CDS encoding protein BatD — translation MYKRLFIYLFAILIICGNAFASGLSVQTALERTEVYTGETFIFQLQVSGSEDPEEPDLSHLDGFRVQFAGGSQNSSSSISIINGQMTREDKKGYVFSYRLTPLKTGTLAIPSIEVKAGGMTARTEPLVIVARKPAETDDFKLRLTLSKEKCYTGEPVILTVTWYIGKNVNDFNFTLPLMGDKRFTFATPEVDTRSGKKLYRIQLGDSEAIGEEGQGTLDGKSYTTISFKKVLIPIKAGIIPIEQATVTCSALTGYSRRSNDPFSSFFDDDFFGSSRRGVYSTVVVPSNTLSLRVLELPIEGRPANFKGHIGKYNIETSATPLNINIGDPVTFTVKISGPPYLEHIDLPPLKEQLAFKNSFRIPDERAGAEIKGKEKIFTQTIRPLNSNVREIPAYELPYFDTEKGEYLVALSAPIPVTVNETRVVTLLDAEGAAETGINGAGIETSKKGIAFSYEDMSVIQREYLSPISCFLNGPWPYLLFTPPFLYLILFSGVYISRKRNNDPLKILSKKAFAVFKKRLHDAEKATPEKACGIVLDSFREYLGIKLRLTSTGALTFADVKQQLESSVMKNEIIEKVKGIFYSCEAGAYAGDITFKDNSSLIKKVLDAATELEKRLK, via the coding sequence ATGTATAAAAGACTTTTTATATATCTATTTGCCATATTGATCATATGTGGAAATGCCTTTGCATCGGGGCTGAGTGTGCAAACCGCACTTGAGCGCACAGAGGTCTATACAGGTGAGACATTTATATTCCAGCTTCAGGTATCAGGCAGTGAGGATCCTGAAGAGCCTGACCTCTCTCACCTGGATGGATTCAGGGTACAGTTTGCAGGTGGTTCACAGAACAGCAGCTCATCCATATCTATAATAAACGGTCAGATGACCCGCGAAGATAAAAAGGGCTATGTCTTCAGTTACAGGCTTACACCTTTAAAGACAGGCACGCTTGCGATACCATCAATAGAGGTAAAGGCAGGGGGCATGACCGCCCGCACAGAGCCTCTTGTTATTGTCGCAAGAAAACCTGCTGAGACAGATGACTTCAAACTCAGGCTCACGCTTTCAAAAGAGAAATGCTATACAGGCGAGCCTGTTATACTCACTGTTACATGGTATATAGGTAAAAATGTGAATGACTTTAATTTCACCCTTCCTTTAATGGGTGACAAACGCTTTACCTTTGCCACCCCTGAGGTTGATACAAGGTCAGGCAAAAAGCTATACCGCATACAGCTTGGTGACAGCGAGGCCATAGGTGAAGAGGGACAAGGCACACTGGATGGGAAGAGTTATACAACCATATCCTTTAAAAAGGTGCTTATCCCCATAAAGGCTGGCATAATACCCATTGAACAGGCTACAGTAACATGCTCTGCCCTTACCGGTTATTCAAGAAGGTCAAACGACCCCTTTTCCAGCTTTTTTGATGACGATTTTTTTGGCTCTTCACGCAGGGGTGTTTACAGCACAGTGGTTGTACCCTCCAACACCCTTTCGCTCAGGGTACTGGAACTGCCCATAGAAGGGAGACCGGCCAATTTTAAAGGTCATATAGGCAAATACAATATAGAAACCTCCGCCACTCCTCTAAATATAAATATCGGTGACCCTGTAACCTTTACTGTCAAAATCAGCGGGCCTCCATATCTTGAACATATTGATTTACCGCCCCTGAAAGAGCAGCTTGCATTTAAAAACAGCTTCAGGATACCTGATGAAAGGGCAGGCGCAGAGATAAAAGGAAAGGAAAAGATCTTTACCCAGACCATAAGGCCTCTCAATTCCAATGTCAGGGAGATACCAGCTTACGAACTCCCATATTTTGACACTGAAAAGGGTGAATACCTTGTTGCGCTCTCTGCCCCCATACCAGTTACAGTAAATGAGACAAGGGTTGTAACACTCCTTGATGCTGAGGGCGCTGCTGAAACAGGTATAAATGGAGCGGGCATAGAGACATCAAAAAAGGGGATCGCATTCAGCTATGAGGATATGTCTGTTATTCAAAGAGAGTATCTGTCTCCCATTTCCTGTTTTTTAAACGGTCCCTGGCCCTACCTGCTTTTTACCCCGCCTTTCCTCTATCTTATTCTGTTTTCGGGAGTCTATATCTCACGAAAGAGGAATAATGATCCTTTAAAGATATTATCCAAGAAGGCATTTGCAGTATTTAAAAAAAGACTTCATGATGCTGAAAAGGCAACGCCTGAAAAGGCATGCGGGATAGTGCTTGATTCATTCAGGGAATACCTCGGTATAAAACTAAGGCTTACATCAACAGGAGCCCTCACATTTGCAGATGTAAAGCAACAACTTGAATCTTCTGTCATGAAAAATGAGATCATTGAGAAGGTAAAGGGTATCTTCTATTCCTGTGAGGCAGGGGCATATGCAGGGGATATAACATTCAAGGACAATTCTTCACTGATTAAAAAAGTCCTTGATGCTGCAACAGAACTTGAAAAGAGGCTTAAATAA
- a CDS encoding tetratricopeptide repeat protein, producing the protein MTNNIRNQVNKYFQSGFISVLMISAVCLFSMAVSSSLHADALDRAAISELYNEARDLFRQADTAAGTSYDHAMTLYKKAAMRYERIIKEGGIENGKIYYNLGNIYFRMNDIGRAILNYRKAEQYMPDDNNLKQNLTYARAKRIDRIEEKQETKVMKTLFFWHYDLSVKSRLMLFTLFFAIFWVSACVRIFFKKPFLFWLITSSALVSILFCGSLAADEYLLKKQRPGVILTTETTARKGNSETYEPSFMEPLHAGTEFTLIEARGEWFQIELADSRTCWVQAKDVELVR; encoded by the coding sequence ATGACGAATAATATCAGAAATCAGGTAAACAAATATTTTCAGAGCGGTTTTATATCTGTGCTTATGATTTCTGCGGTCTGCCTCTTCTCAATGGCTGTCTCATCCTCTTTACATGCTGATGCACTGGACAGGGCCGCCATATCTGAGCTCTACAATGAGGCGCGTGATCTTTTCAGGCAGGCGGATACGGCCGCAGGCACATCATATGACCATGCCATGACCCTGTATAAAAAGGCCGCCATGCGCTATGAACGCATCATAAAGGAGGGGGGCATAGAAAATGGTAAAATTTATTATAATCTGGGTAACATATATTTCAGGATGAACGATATCGGGAGGGCCATTCTGAATTATCGTAAGGCAGAGCAATATATGCCTGATGATAATAACCTCAAACAAAACCTCACCTATGCAAGGGCAAAGAGGATAGACAGGATAGAGGAAAAACAGGAGACAAAGGTGATGAAGACCCTCTTCTTCTGGCACTATGACCTCTCTGTAAAGAGCCGTTTAATGCTTTTTACATTATTCTTTGCCATCTTCTGGGTATCCGCATGTGTCAGGATATTTTTCAAAAAACCATTCCTCTTCTGGCTGATAACCTCATCAGCCCTTGTCTCTATCCTTTTCTGCGGGTCTCTTGCCGCTGATGAATATTTACTTAAAAAACAAAGGCCGGGCGTAATCCTGACCACAGAAACAACTGCACGCAAGGGAAACAGTGAGACCTATGAGCCCAGCTTTATGGAGCCGCTGCATGCAGGCACAGAATTTACACTCATTGAAGCAAGGGGAGAGTGGTTTCAGATTGAACTGGCAGACTCACGTACCTGCTGGGTTCAGGCTAAAGATGTTGAGCTTGTGAGGTAA
- a CDS encoding DUF4197 domain-containing protein — MEEVKTRLQVTRQKAARLKYITQEELREYVAEEAMSGIFKKIADKELLI; from the coding sequence GTGGAAGAGGTAAAAACCAGGTTACAAGTTACCCGGCAAAAGGCCGCCAGACTAAAGTATATAACCCAGGAGGAGCTTCGCGAGTATGTTGCAGAAGAGGCCATGTCAGGAATTTTTAAAAAGATCGCGGATAAGGAGCTTTTAATATGA
- a CDS encoding CDP-alcohol phosphatidyltransferase family protein → MTIPNIITMIRILLTPVFVIYLINDRLIAGLIILIICGISDGLDGFIARVFNQKSRLGSYLDPLADKITLVSAFVALAIRGFVPSWLSVVVISRDVMILIGVVILYLTGVVLNNIKPVASSKITTCFQFITVIAVLASEYLVSFKDYYPYLYYATAVFTIISFLQYLYQWSKLMVGKVEK, encoded by the coding sequence ATGACTATTCCGAACATAATAACAATGATAAGGATTTTGCTTACCCCTGTCTTTGTGATCTACCTGATAAATGACCGGCTCATAGCCGGGCTGATAATACTGATAATTTGCGGTATAAGCGATGGTCTGGATGGTTTTATCGCAAGGGTCTTCAACCAGAAAAGCAGGCTGGGCAGCTATCTTGACCCGCTTGCAGACAAGATAACCCTTGTATCTGCATTTGTCGCCCTTGCCATAAGGGGTTTTGTGCCATCATGGCTCTCTGTTGTTGTTATTTCAAGGGATGTGATGATCCTTATCGGTGTTGTAATACTGTATCTCACAGGTGTTGTGCTTAACAATATTAAACCTGTAGCCTCAAGTAAAATCACCACATGCTTTCAGTTTATTACAGTAATAGCAGTACTCGCCAGTGAATACCTTGTTTCTTTCAAGGATTATTATCCCTATCTCTATTATGCTACCGCTGTTTTTACTATCATCTCTTTTTTACAGTACCTGTATCAGTGGTCAAAGCTGATGGTTGGTAAGGTTGAAAAGTAA